A stretch of the Rhizobium sullae genome encodes the following:
- a CDS encoding ABC transporter substrate-binding protein yields MNIFKLMSSAALVTSITMSAASAAELKLLWYVEDDAQEAIIRSVLDKYTAEHPETTFDLQITPYSGMIQKFQQFAASGIMPDVSLTSSMEPVIRPFLADLNQEIGPDWINDFVKGWADGARFEGKVIAAPLNVSSTGIFYNVDAFKKAGVEIPAQDRSWTWEEFIPKVKEVAEKSGTRYPLVWDVSASRWIVHQFQYGNHMFSEQAPVKVVMDEAKWQKSLDDFIAITKDAMPPGLWSGASSDNPKEIFLGGQAVAYMSGSWQIPALAANANFDWQAGPTPYGTVRSSIYGGDYLVAFNTSPNLKESVEFIKWMTSPKTQAEYAKLLGVIPTNLKADAVDYGNAKASQAVKIMQGELDASPAFAATDQAWPEMQAVWGPIKSAVTQAVAGQITSAQAVAEIKKAADAAVEAAQ; encoded by the coding sequence ATGAATATCTTCAAGTTGATGAGCAGTGCAGCCTTGGTCACGTCCATCACGATGTCGGCAGCATCGGCTGCTGAACTTAAACTGCTGTGGTATGTTGAGGACGATGCGCAAGAGGCCATTATCCGCAGCGTGCTGGACAAATATACGGCGGAGCATCCTGAAACCACATTCGATCTACAGATCACGCCCTATAGCGGCATGATTCAGAAGTTCCAGCAGTTCGCTGCCTCCGGCATCATGCCGGATGTTTCGCTGACCTCCTCGATGGAACCGGTCATTCGGCCTTTTCTGGCGGATCTAAATCAGGAAATCGGTCCCGATTGGATCAATGATTTCGTTAAAGGCTGGGCCGATGGCGCTCGTTTTGAAGGAAAGGTGATCGCGGCTCCGCTTAACGTCAGCTCGACCGGCATTTTCTACAACGTCGATGCCTTCAAGAAGGCAGGCGTCGAAATTCCCGCGCAGGACAGGAGCTGGACCTGGGAAGAATTCATTCCCAAGGTCAAGGAAGTCGCTGAAAAGTCCGGCACGCGCTATCCACTGGTGTGGGATGTCTCAGCCAGCCGCTGGATCGTCCATCAATTCCAGTACGGCAACCACATGTTCTCCGAACAAGCGCCCGTCAAGGTCGTGATGGATGAAGCCAAGTGGCAGAAGTCGCTGGATGATTTCATTGCGATAACCAAGGATGCCATGCCGCCCGGTCTCTGGAGCGGCGCGAGCTCCGACAATCCCAAGGAGATTTTCTTAGGGGGTCAGGCCGTCGCCTACATGTCGGGCAGTTGGCAGATTCCGGCGCTTGCCGCCAACGCAAACTTCGATTGGCAAGCTGGCCCGACCCCTTATGGAACCGTCCGCTCCTCAATTTATGGCGGCGACTATCTCGTTGCCTTTAACACAAGCCCGAACCTGAAAGAGTCCGTCGAGTTCATCAAGTGGATGACGAGCCCGAAAACGCAGGCCGAATATGCCAAGCTGTTGGGCGTCATCCCTACCAATCTGAAAGCGGATGCCGTCGACTATGGAAATGCGAAGGCCTCCCAGGCGGTCAAGATCATGCAAGGCGAGCTCGACGCCAGTCCGGCCTTCGCCGCGACCGATCAGGCCTGGCCGGAGATGCAGGCGGTCTGGGGCCCGATCAAGTCGGCGGTAACCCAAGCTGTCGCCGGTCAGATCACCTCTGCGCAAGCCGTGGCTGAGATCAAGAAAGCCGCGGACGCTGCGGTCGAAGCGGCGCAGTGA
- a CDS encoding ABC transporter ATP-binding protein — MAGLTLQNVVKQYGTHPILHGIDLAVKNGEFVVLVGPSGCGKSTLLRIIAGLEPTTNGQILIGNEDVTGLQPGDRGIAMVFQSYALYPHMTVRKNLSFGLENLSLSKQQIDSKVSEAARMLAIEPLLERHPKQLSGGQRQRVAIGRAIVRDPKIFLFDEPLSNLDAALRVQTRGEISRLHKRLGATMVYVTHDQIEAMTMADRIAVLNGGNLEQFGAPLELFEFPANRFVAGFIGSPQMNFYNGSIRAVEAEKVTVFVDGLGLIQAPVSGASAVVGDKVALGIRPNHFHLLPQASDAHQMVRFRVSYAESVGTETYVYGQIEGNDTATVAHLPDHVPVAAKDVIEFGVEPACFHLFHGESGLSFAKRRADGSIIAPRKK, encoded by the coding sequence ATGGCAGGTTTGACGCTTCAGAACGTGGTGAAGCAGTACGGCACCCACCCCATTCTTCATGGAATCGACCTTGCCGTCAAAAACGGTGAATTCGTGGTTCTGGTCGGCCCGTCAGGCTGCGGCAAATCAACCTTGCTTCGTATCATTGCCGGCCTGGAGCCAACGACTAACGGACAGATCCTAATCGGCAACGAGGATGTCACCGGCCTCCAGCCTGGCGACAGAGGCATTGCGATGGTCTTCCAGTCCTATGCGCTATACCCACATATGACCGTCCGCAAGAACCTCTCCTTCGGTCTTGAGAACCTCTCACTCAGCAAGCAGCAGATCGACAGCAAGGTTTCAGAGGCCGCTCGCATGCTGGCGATCGAGCCATTGCTCGAGCGTCATCCCAAGCAACTGTCTGGCGGTCAGCGCCAGCGCGTCGCGATCGGCCGTGCCATCGTTCGAGACCCGAAGATCTTTCTCTTCGACGAACCACTCTCCAATCTCGATGCCGCACTTCGCGTCCAGACCCGCGGTGAGATCAGCCGGTTGCACAAGCGGCTTGGCGCGACAATGGTCTATGTCACGCATGACCAGATCGAAGCCATGACCATGGCGGACCGGATTGCCGTCCTAAACGGCGGCAACCTCGAACAGTTCGGCGCCCCGCTCGAATTGTTCGAGTTCCCGGCCAACAGGTTCGTTGCCGGCTTCATTGGCTCGCCGCAAATGAACTTCTACAATGGGAGCATCCGTGCTGTCGAAGCCGAAAAGGTCACTGTCTTCGTCGACGGCCTCGGGCTCATCCAGGCTCCGGTCTCAGGCGCGAGTGCGGTGGTCGGCGACAAAGTCGCGCTCGGCATCCGACCCAACCACTTCCATCTTCTGCCACAGGCCTCCGATGCCCACCAGATGGTGCGCTTCCGCGTCAGCTATGCCGAAAGCGTCGGCACCGAGACCTATGTCTACGGACAGATCGAGGGCAATGACACGGCAACCGTCGCGCACTTGCCCGATCACGTGCCTGTCGCCGCGAAAGACGTCATCGAGTTCGGCGTCGAGCCGGCCTGCTTCCATCTGTTCCACGGCGAAAGCGGTCTCTCCTTTGCCAAGCGCCGCGCCGATGGCAGCATCATTGCGCCGCGTAAAAAGTAA
- the nagB gene encoding glucosamine-6-phosphate deaminase, translating to MSDLIMLVSSSQRLTYSTEAAVGQAVGDLIVEIIGRKPAAVLGLATGATMEPVYANLVAAFKRGDVSFAGVTSFNLDEYVGIPTSHPRSYRSTMNALFFDHVDIDKNRTFLPEASVDKPDEAGERYERMIAKAGGIDLQLLGIGRNGHIGFNEPGSAKDSRTRLVELHEDTLRANARFFSDRPVPSSAITMGIGTILSAKQIVLTATGVAKADAVRRATSGGFQADCPASALQEHDKVSWFFDRAAAGLRMAA from the coding sequence ATGTCTGACCTCATCATGCTCGTGTCCTCCTCCCAACGCCTGACATACTCCACAGAGGCCGCGGTGGGCCAGGCTGTCGGCGATCTGATTGTGGAAATCATCGGACGTAAACCCGCCGCTGTTCTCGGGCTGGCAACGGGCGCGACCATGGAGCCTGTTTACGCCAACCTGGTGGCTGCGTTCAAACGCGGTGATGTCAGCTTTGCCGGTGTCACGAGTTTTAATCTGGATGAGTACGTGGGGATTCCGACGAGTCATCCGCGTTCATATCGCAGCACGATGAATGCGCTGTTTTTCGATCACGTCGACATCGACAAGAACCGGACATTCCTGCCCGAGGCGTCCGTGGACAAGCCGGATGAAGCAGGCGAGCGCTATGAACGCATGATCGCGAAGGCCGGCGGCATCGACCTGCAATTGCTCGGCATCGGACGAAATGGTCATATCGGCTTCAATGAACCGGGATCGGCCAAGGACAGCCGTACGCGGCTGGTCGAGCTGCATGAGGATACGCTTCGGGCGAATGCCCGTTTCTTCTCCGATCGGCCCGTGCCCTCCTCAGCCATTACAATGGGTATCGGCACCATTCTTTCGGCAAAGCAGATCGTCTTGACGGCGACGGGCGTAGCGAAAGCCGATGCGGTCCGTCGCGCGACCAGCGGCGGCTTTCAGGCCGATTGCCCGGCGTCCGCCTTGCAGGAGCACGACAAGGTCAGCTGGTTTTTCGACCGAGCCGCGGCGGGCCTGCGGATGGCGGCCTAG